A stretch of Geobacter sp. DNA encodes these proteins:
- a CDS encoding glycosyltransferase: MANNGFRATVLQGLYRVFPFNLSGDCVVNLASDGIRISCVINFYGRLDLLSGILHSLADQTMPIDRFEVVLVEDRGGTEDGKRCAESFSSVLQMRYIPLDGNFGKMGYSRNTGLAGSRGEIVLFLDDDTVILQKDFLESLDRIFLSNPAVDAVAPWGRASYALLVDRYDYHDPFFMTSRCTAYRRSVLASLGGFVSDFVGQEDVEFVTRFTIAGKSAMNCGELAYFHPPMLVPNLRKPKAVGYSFYGLKHRYPFAIWVLLLANCARHAPLLLLPIRRFREQGRFGFGFLCGVIEGVRGGEAQYYS, translated from the coding sequence ATGGCAAATAACGGGTTCAGGGCCACTGTGCTTCAGGGATTGTATCGGGTCTTTCCGTTCAACCTTTCTGGTGACTGTGTTGTGAATCTTGCCAGTGATGGGATAAGAATTTCGTGTGTCATAAACTTTTATGGTCGTCTCGACCTGCTTTCCGGCATCCTTCACTCCCTTGCAGACCAGACCATGCCAATCGACCGCTTTGAGGTCGTGCTTGTCGAAGACCGAGGCGGGACCGAGGATGGGAAGAGATGCGCAGAAAGCTTCTCATCTGTCCTTCAGATGCGATACATCCCTCTAGACGGGAATTTCGGGAAAATGGGATATTCACGCAACACGGGGTTGGCAGGTAGTCGTGGGGAAATCGTCTTGTTTCTGGATGACGATACCGTGATTTTACAAAAGGATTTTCTGGAAAGTCTTGACAGGATATTTTTGTCTAATCCCGCCGTGGATGCGGTTGCCCCCTGGGGAAGAGCTAGTTATGCCCTGCTTGTTGACCGATATGACTATCACGATCCCTTTTTTATGACCAGCAGGTGTACTGCTTACCGGAGATCTGTTCTTGCCAGCTTGGGGGGATTCGTGTCGGATTTTGTCGGCCAGGAGGATGTGGAGTTCGTCACCCGGTTCACCATTGCGGGGAAGTCGGCCATGAACTGTGGCGAACTCGCCTACTTTCATCCGCCGATGCTGGTGCCAAACTTGAGAAAGCCGAAGGCAGTCGGGTACTCATTTTACGGGCTAAAGCATCGTTATCCCTTTGCAATATGGGTATTGTTGCTTGCAAACTGTGCCAGACATGCTCCGTTATTGCTTCTTCCGATTCGCCGCTTTCGTGAGCAAGGGAGGTTTGGATTTGGTTTTCTTTGTGGAGTCATTGAAGGGGTGCGCGGTGGGGAAGCGCAATACTATTCATGA
- a CDS encoding ATP-binding cassette domain-containing protein, translating into MNETLLKVEGVSKKFCRCLKRSLWYGMQDVSSELLGRRHGGNGELRLDEFWAVKDVNFELKRGECLGLIGHNGAGKTTLLRMINGLIKPDQGRIEASGKMGALIALGAGFNPILTGRENIYVNASVLGLCKRDIDEKIDEIIDFAELGEFIDSPVQSYSSGMVVRLGFAVAIKTQPDVLLLDEVLAVGDISFQVKCFNALSYFRDRGTAFVLVSHNMHQISRFADRVLYLNKGQVVKLDNVDSCIKKYHQDLEMLEPLIENGFTCWDKSIGSGKVTFIAGKFLNSRGEEVVDILAGDGVTLVVDYQVMGKIPRDPSLDILIRDQDGVLFQGTNNDAGQPFGEIPDKGSFHVHFPFLPVNVNWLDFFFCLLDKNTCEVYDWKRHFRLNIKGRDTHIGRLHIPVQWDVKQMFPLEHQ; encoded by the coding sequence ATGAATGAAACCTTGCTAAAAGTTGAAGGAGTTTCTAAGAAGTTCTGCCGATGCCTGAAAAGGTCTCTGTGGTATGGGATGCAGGACGTTAGCAGTGAACTGCTGGGGCGTCGACATGGGGGCAATGGCGAACTCCGACTTGACGAGTTTTGGGCTGTCAAGGACGTCAATTTTGAGTTGAAACGCGGTGAATGTCTGGGATTGATCGGTCACAACGGTGCTGGCAAGACTACCCTCCTGCGCATGATTAATGGTCTGATCAAACCTGACCAAGGGAGGATCGAGGCGAGTGGCAAAATGGGTGCGCTTATCGCTCTAGGTGCCGGTTTTAACCCCATTCTGACGGGACGTGAGAATATTTATGTCAATGCATCGGTACTTGGTCTTTGCAAACGGGACATTGATGAAAAGATTGACGAGATCATCGATTTTGCGGAGTTGGGAGAATTCATTGATTCGCCTGTACAGAGTTATAGCTCTGGGATGGTGGTCAGACTCGGTTTTGCGGTGGCGATTAAAACACAACCGGACGTTCTCCTTCTTGATGAAGTGCTTGCCGTAGGCGATATCAGTTTCCAGGTGAAGTGCTTTAATGCGCTAAGCTATTTCAGGGACAGGGGTACTGCATTTGTTCTGGTCTCTCACAATATGCACCAGATATCACGATTTGCGGACAGGGTGCTATATTTAAATAAAGGTCAGGTTGTTAAGCTGGACAATGTGGATAGCTGCATTAAAAAATACCATCAAGACCTTGAGATGTTGGAGCCATTAATCGAAAACGGTTTTACATGTTGGGATAAATCCATTGGCTCTGGAAAAGTCACCTTTATCGCTGGCAAGTTTTTAAATAGTAGGGGGGAAGAGGTGGTTGATATTCTAGCTGGGGATGGCGTGACCCTGGTGGTTGATTATCAAGTAATGGGAAAAATTCCACGAGACCCGTCCCTCGATATTCTGATTCGTGATCAGGATGGAGTATTGTTTCAAGGTACCAACAACGATGCAGGACAACCATTTGGAGAAATTCCTGACAAGGGCAGTTTTCACGTGCATTTCCCATTTTTACCTGTAAATGTTAACTGGCTGGATTTCTTTTTCTGCTTGTTGGACAAAAATACGTGTGAAGTTTATGATTGGAAGCGGCACTTTCGGTTAAATATCAAAGGGAGGGATACCCATATCGGCAGATTGCACATACCGGTGCAATGGGATGTCAAACAAATGTTTCCGTTGGAACACCAATGA
- a CDS encoding radical SAM protein, which produces MNILFLTSAAPDKSGFFTTEKRPPIGLGYLISVVKQAGHQVFFSDEYLKPTNILETDFLVRNNIELVGIYANTICYDATLSMFRSLHRKREQKEWNGRIIVGGPHTSVGWEEIPDYVDRIVIGEGEISVPKIINGGIGERLVIGEKVEDLDSLPLPAWEEFIHRPYDWTHPWYPSYPVYTFNTSRGCPFDCTFCSVKSIWGKSYRYMSAERVVHDIEHMIRYYGARGIYFREDHFTLNKKRTVEFCELLLRKKIRIDWFCETRVDQLNDYDYQKLMADAGCRVFYIGVESGSSRMLEFYRKGETREQFIRAFEIARKVGIKTYASFVVGVPTETEDDLRQTEDLIKVCNPDYIGKNVYLGIPGSELYDFVRENNMYEFEDNKHILYPVGFKRNALKYYGKNSYLDLYELPSAFSHIIKLLNKSMQCRLKSVLFR; this is translated from the coding sequence GTGAATATACTATTTCTCACTTCAGCAGCTCCTGATAAGTCTGGATTTTTTACCACAGAAAAACGCCCTCCGATCGGCCTTGGCTATCTTATTTCTGTTGTAAAGCAAGCCGGCCATCAAGTCTTTTTTAGTGATGAGTACCTAAAGCCTACCAATATTCTGGAAACTGACTTTCTTGTACGCAACAACATTGAGCTGGTCGGAATCTATGCTAATACCATCTGCTATGATGCAACGCTCTCCATGTTCAGGTCGTTACATCGTAAGCGAGAGCAAAAAGAGTGGAATGGGCGAATAATTGTGGGCGGTCCACATACATCCGTAGGCTGGGAAGAGATTCCCGACTATGTAGACCGAATAGTAATTGGCGAAGGAGAAATCTCAGTCCCCAAAATCATAAACGGAGGAATTGGCGAACGTTTGGTTATTGGAGAGAAAGTTGAAGATCTTGATTCCTTGCCGTTACCGGCATGGGAGGAGTTCATTCACCGCCCATATGACTGGACTCACCCATGGTATCCTTCATATCCGGTTTACACATTCAACACGAGTCGCGGCTGCCCTTTCGACTGCACCTTTTGTTCTGTCAAATCCATATGGGGAAAAAGCTACCGCTACATGTCCGCCGAACGTGTCGTTCACGACATTGAACACATGATCCGCTACTATGGTGCACGAGGGATCTACTTCAGAGAGGATCATTTTACCCTCAACAAGAAGAGGACGGTAGAATTTTGCGAACTCTTGCTCAGGAAAAAAATCAGGATTGACTGGTTCTGCGAGACGCGTGTAGATCAGTTAAACGATTATGATTACCAGAAGCTGATGGCGGATGCCGGGTGCCGGGTCTTCTATATCGGTGTTGAAAGCGGCAGTTCTCGGATGTTGGAGTTTTATCGCAAAGGGGAGACCCGTGAACAGTTTATCCGGGCTTTTGAAATAGCCAGAAAAGTTGGGATAAAGACCTATGCTAGTTTTGTTGTTGGGGTTCCAACCGAAACCGAAGATGATCTTAGGCAAACTGAAGATCTGATAAAGGTTTGTAACCCAGATTATATTGGGAAGAATGTCTATCTAGGGATTCCAGGAAGCGAGCTGTACGACTTTGTTCGGGAAAATAATATGTATGAGTTCGAGGATAATAAGCACATCCTATATCCTGTGGGTTTTAAGAGGAATGCGTTAAAATATTATGGGAAGAACAGCTATCTTGACCTGTATGAGTTGCCGTCTGCATTCTCACATATCATAAAATTGTTAAATAAATCTATGCAGTGTCGACTTAAATCAGTTTTGTTCCGGTGA
- a CDS encoding glycosyltransferase: MSTHLVSVLMAVHNGQEFLQEAIDSILKQIYQNIELIVVDDASTDSSPEILRNVIDHRLRIITMSSNVGLVDALNLALSQARGGLIARMDADDVAHSERLALQVKKMSSDPSLVLLGTSVEYIDAQGRLLHIETFNTDNMALQRILAEEGNHFCHSSVMMRTEAVRKVMGYRSIAGRYAQDYDLWLRLAEVGTVANLPEPLLRYRVHEGQLSFQKLVPQRRSAEIYKVLARQRRLTGREDYQAAFKEVDTRKRVLRHAVVGDLLRLCDLFARMGRTDRVFFMHMRAFLIAPFSPLIISLMRNCIRRRISSLSTMWH; this comes from the coding sequence ATGAGTACACATTTGGTTTCGGTCCTTATGGCTGTTCATAACGGTCAGGAATTCCTACAGGAAGCAATCGACAGCATTTTGAAGCAGATTTACCAAAATATTGAACTGATTGTTGTTGACGACGCTTCCACAGACAGCAGTCCAGAGATTCTGCGAAATGTAATCGATCATCGTCTCCGCATTATCACCATGAGCAGTAACGTTGGGCTTGTTGACGCCCTTAACCTTGCACTGTCCCAAGCACGGGGTGGCCTGATTGCTCGCATGGATGCCGACGACGTTGCGCATTCGGAGCGGTTGGCTCTGCAGGTTAAAAAAATGAGCAGTGACCCGTCATTGGTGCTGCTAGGGACGTCCGTTGAGTATATCGACGCCCAGGGGCGACTTCTTCATATTGAAACCTTCAACACCGATAATATGGCACTCCAGAGAATTCTGGCAGAAGAAGGCAATCATTTCTGCCATTCCAGTGTGATGATGAGAACCGAGGCGGTCCGTAAGGTTATGGGGTATCGCAGCATTGCTGGAAGATATGCGCAAGACTACGATTTGTGGTTGCGTCTGGCCGAAGTTGGAACTGTCGCAAACCTGCCGGAACCGTTGCTCCGTTACCGTGTTCATGAGGGCCAACTCTCCTTTCAGAAGCTTGTACCCCAGCGTCGTTCGGCCGAAATATATAAAGTGCTTGCAAGGCAAAGGCGTCTCACTGGGCGTGAAGATTATCAGGCAGCTTTCAAAGAGGTGGATACCAGAAAAAGAGTGTTGAGACACGCCGTTGTTGGTGATCTTCTTCGTTTGTGCGATCTCTTTGCCCGAATGGGGCGGACTGACCGGGTATTTTTCATGCATATGAGAGCATTTTTGATAGCGCCGTTTAGCCCGCTTATCATTAGTTTGATGCGCAACTGCATCCGCAGGCGGATTAGCTCACTGAGCACGATGTGGCATTGA
- a CDS encoding glycosyltransferase has protein sequence MAKAKFRIVAIISAYNEEDVIYQVIGDLVQQNIEVYLIDNRSKDRTVEEASRWLGRGLIGFETFPPEIGSDQESERFVWTDILKRKEQLALELGADWYIHHDADEFRESPFPLVSLYSGIKLADFFGFNAIDFALLNFRPTNNDFTKEDDVRKQLVSFDWGADFDSLQIKSWKNSGNPVDLTTHGGHSVLFPHRRIFPLKFVLRHYPIRSQLHGMEKVLNNRKMRFVEEERCKGWHLQYDSIDEEYDFLYKPENLHKYHPVFTRLQILWFRLVNGVRMLFRYLSESLSGHH, from the coding sequence ATGGCAAAAGCAAAATTCAGGATAGTTGCAATAATCTCGGCATATAATGAAGAAGATGTCATCTATCAGGTTATCGGTGACCTTGTTCAGCAGAATATTGAAGTATATCTGATTGACAACCGGTCAAAAGACCGGACAGTTGAGGAGGCGTCCAGATGGTTGGGGAGGGGGCTTATTGGTTTTGAAACTTTCCCCCCTGAAATCGGTAGCGACCAGGAGAGTGAAAGGTTTGTCTGGACCGATATCTTGAAGCGGAAAGAGCAATTGGCTTTGGAACTTGGGGCTGACTGGTACATTCACCATGACGCAGATGAATTTCGTGAATCACCATTTCCGTTGGTTTCTCTGTATTCCGGTATAAAACTGGCCGATTTTTTCGGATTCAATGCAATTGATTTCGCCTTGCTCAATTTCCGGCCCACAAATAATGATTTCACCAAGGAGGATGATGTCAGAAAGCAGCTTGTCTCCTTCGACTGGGGGGCAGATTTTGACAGTTTGCAGATCAAGTCGTGGAAAAACAGCGGAAATCCTGTAGATTTAACCACTCATGGCGGGCATTCGGTACTGTTTCCGCATCGCCGAATTTTCCCGCTTAAATTTGTTCTACGCCATTATCCGATCCGTAGTCAGCTGCATGGAATGGAGAAAGTGCTTAATAACAGAAAAATGCGTTTTGTGGAAGAAGAGCGGTGTAAGGGGTGGCATCTGCAATATGACAGCATCGATGAGGAATATGATTTCCTGTACAAACCGGAAAACCTTCATAAGTATCATCCTGTCTTCACCCGGCTGCAGATCCTATGGTTCAGGCTTGTAAACGGCGTGAGAATGCTGTTTAGGTATTTATCT
- a CDS encoding ABC transporter permease, whose translation MFSDLVRGRELAWRLAVRDIRAQYRQAILGILWAFILPLANTLAWLFISYSGIVVVADTSLPYPVYVFSGTMLWAIFMDALNAPLQQVEGAKNMLAKLNFPREALILSGIYQTLFNAAIKIILLLAVVIILGVSPGWGGLLFPFGLLSLIMVGTAIGLLITPVGLLYTDVGRALPLLMQFLMYATPVVFPVPKIGWAATLFTLNPLTPLILTCRDWLTGTSPEYLGAFLLVNAVTIAVLFLVWMVYRLAMPILIERMSA comes from the coding sequence ATGTTTTCTGATCTGGTCAGGGGGCGGGAACTTGCATGGCGTCTGGCGGTGCGCGATATACGCGCCCAGTATCGCCAAGCCATTCTCGGAATACTTTGGGCTTTTATCCTGCCGCTGGCCAATACACTCGCTTGGCTTTTTATCAGCTATTCTGGCATTGTTGTCGTTGCAGACACCTCTTTGCCATATCCTGTCTACGTTTTTTCTGGCACCATGCTATGGGCAATTTTCATGGATGCCTTGAACGCTCCGTTACAGCAGGTAGAAGGGGCAAAAAACATGCTGGCCAAACTCAACTTTCCGCGTGAGGCATTGATTCTGTCTGGCATTTACCAGACGCTTTTCAATGCCGCCATAAAAATTATTCTGCTGCTGGCGGTAGTGATAATTCTTGGTGTATCACCGGGGTGGGGGGGGCTACTGTTTCCTTTCGGGCTTCTTTCATTAATCATGGTTGGTACTGCTATAGGATTGCTCATTACGCCTGTCGGTTTGCTCTATACTGATGTTGGCCGCGCATTGCCTTTATTGATGCAGTTTCTTATGTATGCTACACCGGTGGTTTTTCCTGTGCCCAAAATAGGGTGGGCAGCCACTCTATTTACCCTCAATCCTTTGACTCCCCTTATTCTGACATGCCGTGATTGGCTTACAGGGACATCACCCGAATACTTGGGAGCCTTTCTGTTGGTCAATGCCGTCACTATTGCAGTGCTATTTCTGGTATGGATGGTGTACCGGCTCGCCATGCCAATTCTCATCGAACGGATGAGCGCCTGA